One segment of Mycolicibacterium sp. YH-1 DNA contains the following:
- a CDS encoding SDR family NAD(P)-dependent oxidoreductase — protein sequence MVNNGGRTALVIGGASGIGWASARALAAEGYRIVLADLNGDGAAARVEELGAPHTSATVDVTDEDSVAALFEATGPLDVVVTTAGFSNVSLIVDMPVDQFRSVIDVCLTGSLIVAKYAGRHLVDNGALVWISSLNGRQPAVGMSAYCAAKAGLSMMTQVAAMELAPRGIRVNAIAPGFVHTPLTEGAAMVPGVVDEYIENTVLGRAGQPEDIADAVVFLCSEKASWITGEVLDINGGAHMKRYPDVMGHVKRLMGTA from the coding sequence GTGGTGAACAACGGCGGGCGCACCGCGCTAGTCATCGGCGGCGCGTCGGGCATCGGTTGGGCGTCGGCTAGGGCGCTGGCGGCCGAGGGCTACCGGATCGTGTTGGCCGACCTCAATGGCGACGGTGCCGCGGCGCGGGTGGAGGAACTCGGCGCCCCCCACACGTCGGCCACCGTCGACGTCACCGACGAGGACTCGGTGGCCGCGCTGTTCGAGGCGACCGGACCGCTCGACGTCGTCGTCACCACCGCAGGGTTCTCCAACGTGAGCCTCATCGTCGACATGCCCGTCGACCAGTTCCGGTCGGTTATCGACGTGTGCCTGACCGGATCGCTGATCGTGGCCAAGTACGCGGGCAGGCACCTGGTCGACAACGGTGCGCTGGTGTGGATCTCATCGCTCAACGGCCGCCAGCCGGCGGTCGGTATGAGCGCCTACTGTGCGGCCAAGGCAGGGCTGTCGATGATGACGCAGGTGGCCGCGATGGAGCTGGCGCCGCGCGGGATTCGCGTCAACGCGATCGCGCCCGGATTCGTGCACACCCCGCTGACCGAGGGCGCCGCCATGGTGCCCGGCGTCGTCGATGAGTACATCGAGAACACCGTGCTGGGACGGGCGGGCCAGCCGGAGGACATCGCCGACGCGGTGGTCTTCCTGTGCTCGGAGAAGGCGTCCTGGATCACCGGCGAGGTGCTCGACATCAACGGCGGCGCTCACATGAAGCGCTACCCCGACGTGATGGGTCACGTGAAGCGGTTGATGGGCACGGCGTGA
- the hpf gene encoding ribosome hibernation-promoting factor, HPF/YfiA family has protein sequence MSIHSVQSSQSTMVVDDDPPVAAPSAEVVVKGRNVEIPDHFRTYVAEKLARLERFDRTIYLFDVELDHERNRRQRKNCQHVEVTARGRGPVVRGEACADSFYAALEAAVSKLENRLRRSKDRRKIHYGDKTPVSVAEATKIIAPEAFLPPESSEPSSERDGAAVDHEPGHIVRTKEHPAKPMSVDDALYEMELVGHDFFLFHDEQSDKPTVVYRRHAYDYGLIRLS, from the coding sequence ATGTCAATACATTCCGTGCAATCCAGCCAATCGACGATGGTTGTCGACGATGACCCGCCTGTGGCAGCGCCCAGCGCTGAGGTCGTGGTCAAGGGACGCAACGTCGAGATACCCGACCACTTCCGCACCTATGTCGCCGAGAAGTTGGCACGACTCGAGCGCTTCGATCGCACCATCTACCTGTTTGACGTCGAACTCGACCACGAGCGCAACCGGCGTCAGCGGAAGAATTGCCAGCACGTGGAGGTCACCGCCCGGGGCAGAGGTCCTGTGGTTCGGGGCGAGGCATGTGCGGACAGCTTCTACGCTGCGCTTGAGGCAGCGGTCTCCAAACTCGAGAACCGACTTCGTCGCAGCAAGGACCGGCGCAAGATCCACTACGGCGACAAGACGCCGGTCTCGGTCGCGGAGGCGACCAAGATCATCGCGCCGGAGGCCTTCCTTCCCCCGGAGTCCAGCGAGCCGTCAAGTGAGCGCGACGGTGCCGCCGTCGACCACGAACCCGGCCACATCGTGCGGACCAAGGAGCACCCGGCCAAGCCCATGAGCGTGGATGACGCGCTCTACGAGATGGAACTCGTCGGACACGACTTCTTCCTGTTCCACGACGAGCAGAGTGACAAGCCCACGGTGGTGTACCGCCGCCACGCCTATGACTATGGGCTGATCCGCCTGTCCTGA
- a CDS encoding ComF family protein, translated as MADLVLPLECGGCGAPSTRWCRSCAHTIATRATEPVLITPRLDPGVPVFALGRYAGPRRQAILAVKEHGRTDLLGPLGDALGAGLRRLLIWGVVSTPLVAVPAPTRATAARRRGGDPVARMARVAAAPGVTVVDALRMRAFTKDSVGLSAGARQRNVDGRIRLRKSALGDGLGEVVLVDDVVTTGATVTESVRVLQTTGARVVAVLAIAHA; from the coding sequence CTGGCCGACCTGGTCCTGCCCCTGGAGTGCGGCGGATGCGGCGCGCCGTCGACCCGGTGGTGTCGATCGTGTGCGCACACCATCGCGACCAGGGCCACCGAACCCGTCCTGATCACCCCACGACTGGACCCGGGCGTGCCGGTCTTCGCGCTCGGGCGCTACGCGGGCCCGCGGCGCCAGGCCATCCTGGCCGTCAAGGAGCACGGGCGCACCGACCTCCTCGGCCCGCTCGGCGACGCGCTGGGCGCCGGGTTGCGCAGGCTGCTCATCTGGGGCGTCGTATCCACGCCGCTGGTCGCGGTGCCCGCGCCCACCCGGGCGACTGCGGCTCGCCGGCGTGGCGGGGATCCGGTGGCCCGGATGGCGCGGGTCGCCGCCGCACCGGGTGTCACGGTCGTCGACGCCCTGCGGATGCGGGCCTTCACCAAGGACTCGGTGGGCCTGTCCGCGGGTGCTCGGCAGCGCAACGTCGACGGTCGAATCCGGTTGCGAAAGTCGGCGCTGGGCGACGGTTTGGGCGAGGTAGTGCTCGTCGATGACGTCGTCACCACGGGTGCCACCGTGACCGAGAGTGTCCGTGTCCTGCAAACGACCGGCGCGCGCGTCGTGGCTGTTCTCGCCATCGCCCATGCCTGA
- a CDS encoding wax ester/triacylglycerol synthase family O-acyltransferase produces the protein MVTRLSASDASFYQLENTSTPMYVGTLSILRKPRNGLSYETLLETVEKRLPQIPRYRQKVREVSLGLARPVWVDDREFDITYHIRRSALPTPGSDAQLHELIARLASRQLDKSRPLWEMYLVEGLTKNRLAIYTKTHQSLVNGMTALEIGHVIADRTQKPPEFGEDIWIPGREPGDTQLLLGAVGEWITRPTAQMAAVRSAVTDVVTNTGALVQAGRRFADVARTFARGTAPNSPLNATVSRNRRYTVASHQLEDYRQLRARYDCDVNDVVLAVVAGALRSWLMSRGEPVTSALTVRAMAPTSVYPDAEIDAVGPGQAISEVAPFLVDLPVGEGNAVVRLSQISHATESHSTAASLVDARTIVTLSGFAPPTLHAMGIRVATSFSARQFNLLITNVPGAQKQMYVAGTKLLETYAVPPLLHNQGLAIGVTSYNGMLYFGINADRDAMSDVDVLPDLLRESLDELLESSR, from the coding sequence ATGGTGACCAGGTTGTCGGCCTCCGATGCGTCGTTCTACCAATTGGAGAACACGTCGACGCCCATGTACGTCGGGACGCTCTCGATCCTGCGCAAGCCCCGCAACGGGCTGAGCTACGAGACGCTGCTCGAGACCGTCGAGAAGCGTCTGCCGCAGATCCCCCGCTACCGGCAGAAGGTGCGCGAGGTGTCGCTCGGCCTGGCGCGGCCGGTCTGGGTCGACGACCGCGAGTTCGACATCACCTATCACATCCGACGGTCGGCGCTGCCGACTCCGGGCAGCGATGCGCAGTTGCACGAACTCATCGCCCGGCTGGCGTCACGGCAGCTCGACAAGTCTCGACCGCTTTGGGAGATGTACCTCGTCGAGGGGCTGACCAAGAACCGCCTCGCGATCTACACCAAGACCCATCAGTCGCTCGTCAACGGCATGACGGCACTCGAGATCGGCCACGTCATCGCCGATCGCACCCAGAAGCCGCCGGAGTTCGGCGAGGACATCTGGATTCCGGGGCGTGAACCGGGCGACACGCAGTTGCTCCTCGGTGCGGTCGGGGAGTGGATCACCCGGCCGACCGCTCAGATGGCCGCGGTGCGCTCCGCGGTCACCGACGTCGTCACCAATACCGGGGCGCTGGTTCAGGCGGGTCGGCGATTCGCCGACGTGGCGCGCACATTCGCCCGCGGTACCGCACCGAACAGCCCGTTGAACGCCACCGTCTCACGCAACCGCCGCTACACCGTGGCCAGCCACCAGCTCGAGGACTATCGCCAACTACGGGCGCGCTACGACTGCGATGTCAACGACGTCGTGCTCGCCGTCGTGGCGGGTGCACTGCGCAGCTGGCTGATGTCGCGGGGCGAGCCCGTGACATCGGCGCTGACGGTCCGTGCCATGGCGCCGACCTCGGTGTACCCCGACGCCGAGATCGACGCGGTCGGGCCAGGTCAGGCCATCAGCGAGGTGGCGCCATTCCTGGTGGACCTGCCGGTCGGCGAGGGTAACGCGGTGGTGCGGCTTTCGCAGATCTCCCATGCCACCGAATCGCACTCGACGGCCGCCAGCCTGGTGGACGCGAGGACCATCGTCACGCTCTCGGGATTCGCCCCGCCGACGTTGCACGCCATGGGAATTCGGGTTGCCACAAGTTTCTCGGCCCGCCAGTTCAACCTGCTGATAACCAATGTGCCCGGTGCGCAGAAACAGATGTATGTCGCGGGCACCAAACTGCTGGAGACCTACGCCGTGCCGCCGCTGCTGCACAATCAGGGACTGGCGATCGGCGTGACGTCGTATAACGGCATGCTCTACTTCGGCATCAACGCCGACCGCGACGCGATGAGCGACGTCGACGTTCTCCCGGATCTGCTGCGCGAGTCACTCGACGAATTGCTGGAGTCATCGCGATGA
- a CDS encoding Rv3235 family protein, producing MTTSRIPTRRTPLTSPVIDYEPPPVVPGACPPPSPAALHRRTPRHLRPAPVPAPDIGPPRAAAVFAAGALRRVLEVADRRRPVTQLRTVLTPSLVDTVALLTRTRPVDGAAVLRRVRLQAVAVADGETTAAEVFATYTRGDRVRAIAGRVEVVGGRWVVVALQVG from the coding sequence GTGACCACATCGCGCATCCCGACCCGACGCACACCGTTGACGTCGCCCGTCATCGACTATGAGCCACCGCCGGTGGTGCCAGGCGCCTGTCCCCCGCCGTCGCCGGCCGCTCTGCACCGACGCACGCCACGACACTTGCGGCCAGCACCTGTGCCCGCGCCCGACATCGGGCCGCCCAGGGCGGCTGCGGTTTTCGCCGCTGGTGCACTTCGCCGGGTCCTTGAGGTGGCCGACCGGCGCCGGCCCGTCACTCAGCTGCGTACGGTGCTCACGCCGTCGCTGGTCGACACCGTGGCGCTGCTGACCCGCACCCGCCCGGTCGACGGTGCTGCCGTGCTGCGGCGGGTTCGGCTACAGGCAGTGGCCGTCGCCGACGGTGAGACGACTGCGGCCGAGGTGTTCGCCACCTACACGCGCGGGGACCGGGTACGGGCCATCGCCGGTCGTGTCGAGGTGGTCGGCGGCCGGTGGGTCGTCGTGGCGCTTCAGGTCGGCTGA
- the secA gene encoding preprotein translocase subunit SecA codes for MLTKLLRIGEGRMVKRLKKVADYVNSLSDDIEKLTDAELQAKTAEFKKRIADGAELDELLPEAFAVAREAAWRVLGQRPFDVQVMGAAALHYGNVSEMKTGEGKTLTSVLPAYLNALGGKGVHIVTVNDYLAKRDREMMGRVHRFLGLEVGVILSQMTPDERRAAYAADITYGTNNEFGFDYLRDNMAHSVEDMVQRGHNFAVVDEVDSILIDEARTPLIISGPADGASNWYLEFARLAPLMEKDTHYEVDIRKRTIGVHEAGVEFVEDQLGIENLYEAANSPLVSYLNNAIKAKELFSRDKDYIVRNGEVIIVDEFTGRVLVGRRYNEGMHQAIEAKEHVEIKAENQTLATITLQNYFRLYDRLSGMTGTAQTEAAELHEIYGLGVVSIPTNKPMIRADQSDLIYKTEEAKYIAVVDDVSERYEKGQPVLIGTTSVERSEYLSKQFTKRRIPHNVLNAKFHEQEAGIIAEAGRRAAITVATNMAGRGTDIVLGGNPDFLADKRLRDRGLDPVETPEDYEAAWDEALKQVKAEVEREAEEVIEAGGLYVLGTERHESRRIDNQLRGRSGRQGDPGESRFYLSLGDELMRRFNGATLESLLTRLNLPEDVPIEAKMVTRAIKSAQTQVEQQNFEIRKQVLKYDEVMNQQRKVVYAERRLILEGEDVQEQAHRMLVDVITAYVDGATAEGYSEDWDLEALWTALKMLYPVGIDHHDLIDSGAVGEPGELTREELLDALVKDAERAYAVREAQLVEIGGETAMRYLERSVLLSTIDRKWREHLYEMDYLKEGIGLRAMAQRDPLVEYQREGYDMFMAMLDGLKEESVGLLFNAQVQPGVGEPANQVAPVAPPPNLAQFAAEAAAKAQESAGGGVATKEAPPALRVKGIDDGDSRPMTYVGPSEDGSAEVQRRGGGKHAAPEGTTRRERREAARKQGRGGPKARRG; via the coding sequence GTGCTGACGAAGTTGCTCCGAATCGGCGAAGGCCGCATGGTCAAGCGTCTCAAGAAGGTCGCCGACTACGTCAATTCGTTGTCTGATGACATTGAGAAGCTGACTGACGCGGAGCTGCAGGCCAAGACCGCCGAGTTCAAGAAGCGCATCGCCGACGGCGCGGAGCTCGATGAGCTGCTGCCCGAGGCCTTCGCGGTTGCCCGTGAGGCGGCGTGGCGCGTGCTGGGCCAGCGCCCATTCGACGTGCAGGTCATGGGTGCTGCTGCGCTGCACTACGGCAACGTGTCGGAGATGAAGACCGGTGAGGGCAAGACCCTGACCTCTGTGCTGCCCGCCTACCTCAACGCACTGGGCGGCAAGGGCGTGCACATCGTGACCGTCAACGACTACCTGGCCAAGCGCGACCGCGAGATGATGGGCCGTGTCCACCGGTTCCTCGGGCTCGAGGTCGGCGTGATCCTGTCGCAGATGACACCCGACGAGCGGCGCGCCGCCTACGCCGCCGACATCACCTACGGCACCAACAACGAGTTCGGCTTCGACTACCTGCGCGACAACATGGCGCACTCCGTCGAGGACATGGTGCAGCGCGGCCACAACTTCGCCGTCGTCGACGAGGTCGACTCGATCCTCATCGACGAGGCCCGCACCCCGCTGATCATCTCCGGTCCCGCCGACGGTGCGTCGAACTGGTACCTCGAGTTCGCGCGGCTGGCTCCGCTGATGGAGAAGGACACGCACTACGAGGTCGACATCCGCAAACGCACCATTGGCGTGCACGAGGCGGGTGTGGAGTTCGTCGAGGATCAGCTCGGCATCGAGAACCTCTACGAGGCCGCCAACTCGCCGCTGGTGAGCTACCTCAACAACGCCATCAAGGCCAAGGAACTCTTCTCCCGCGACAAGGACTACATCGTCCGCAACGGCGAGGTCATCATCGTCGACGAGTTCACCGGTCGCGTGCTGGTGGGGCGCCGCTACAACGAGGGCATGCACCAGGCCATCGAGGCCAAGGAGCACGTCGAGATCAAGGCCGAGAACCAGACGCTGGCCACGATCACGCTGCAGAACTACTTCCGTCTCTACGACCGGCTCTCGGGCATGACCGGCACCGCCCAGACCGAGGCGGCGGAACTGCACGAGATCTACGGCCTGGGCGTGGTGTCGATTCCCACCAACAAGCCGATGATCCGCGCCGACCAGTCCGACCTCATCTACAAGACCGAGGAAGCCAAGTACATCGCCGTTGTCGACGATGTGAGCGAGCGCTACGAGAAGGGCCAGCCGGTCCTGATCGGCACCACCAGCGTGGAGCGCTCGGAGTACCTGTCCAAGCAGTTCACCAAGCGGCGCATCCCGCACAACGTCCTCAACGCGAAGTTCCACGAGCAGGAGGCCGGGATCATCGCCGAGGCCGGCCGGCGCGCCGCGATCACCGTGGCGACCAATATGGCGGGTCGCGGTACCGACATCGTGCTCGGCGGCAACCCCGACTTCCTGGCCGACAAGCGGCTCCGCGATCGTGGCCTCGACCCCGTCGAGACCCCCGAGGACTACGAGGCTGCCTGGGACGAGGCGCTGAAGCAGGTCAAGGCCGAGGTCGAGCGGGAGGCCGAGGAGGTCATCGAAGCCGGTGGCCTCTACGTGCTGGGCACCGAGCGCCACGAGTCGCGGCGCATCGACAACCAGTTGCGCGGCCGCTCCGGACGCCAGGGTGATCCGGGCGAGTCGCGGTTCTACCTGTCCCTGGGTGACGAACTCATGCGGCGCTTCAACGGCGCGACGCTGGAGTCGCTGCTGACGCGGCTGAACCTGCCCGAGGACGTGCCGATCGAGGCGAAGATGGTGACCCGCGCCATCAAGAGCGCGCAGACCCAGGTCGAGCAGCAGAACTTCGAGATCCGCAAGCAGGTCCTCAAGTACGACGAGGTGATGAACCAGCAGCGCAAGGTCGTCTATGCCGAGCGCCGGTTGATCCTCGAGGGTGAGGACGTGCAGGAGCAGGCCCACCGGATGCTCGTCGACGTCATCACCGCCTACGTCGACGGCGCCACCGCGGAGGGGTACTCGGAGGACTGGGACCTCGAGGCGTTGTGGACAGCGCTGAAGATGCTCTACCCGGTGGGCATCGACCACCACGATCTGATCGACTCCGGCGCCGTCGGCGAACCCGGTGAGCTGACCCGCGAGGAGCTGCTGGACGCGCTCGTCAAGGATGCCGAACGCGCCTACGCGGTGCGCGAGGCGCAGTTGGTCGAGATCGGCGGCGAGACCGCGATGCGCTACCTCGAGCGCAGCGTGCTGCTGAGCACCATCGACCGCAAGTGGCGCGAGCACCTCTACGAGATGGACTATCTCAAGGAGGGCATCGGGCTGCGCGCGATGGCCCAGCGCGACCCGTTGGTCGAGTACCAGCGTGAGGGCTACGACATGTTCATGGCCATGCTCGACGGCCTCAAGGAGGAGTCGGTCGGCCTGCTGTTCAACGCCCAGGTGCAGCCCGGCGTCGGCGAACCGGCCAACCAGGTCGCGCCCGTCGCGCCACCGCCGAACCTCGCCCAGTTCGCGGCCGAGGCCGCGGCCAAGGCGCAGGAGTCCGCTGGCGGAGGCGTGGCCACCAAGGAGGCGCCACCTGCCTTGCGCGTCAAGGGGATCGACGATGGCGACTCGCGCCCCATGACCTACGTTGGCCCGTCCGAGGACGGTTCGGCCGAGGTCCAGCGCCGGGGCGGCGGCAAGCACGCGGCTCCCGAGGGCACCACTCGGCGCGAGCGTCGCGAAGCTGCTCGCAAGCAGGGTCGCGGTGGCCCCAAGGCCCGCCGGGGCTGA
- a CDS encoding SDR family oxidoreductase, translated as MKRSFHARQAARTRGAKQAIVTGAGSGIGAALCRALAGAGAEVVCTDIDGDAAARTAEALGARSARLDVTDPVAVQAAVDEVVSRAGRLDLMFNNAGITFGGDTELLTLDQWNAVIDVNIRGVVHGVAAAYPVMVAQGHGHIVNTASMAGLAAAGQITSYVMSKHAVVGLSLALRSEAAGRGVGVLAICPTAVETPILDKGAIGGFVGRDFYRMGQRSATFASADDLARDTLTAIERNKALLVWPRQARTAWRVARFAPGFLQRMSIKFVDRQRAAQEAR; from the coding sequence GTGAAACGTTCGTTTCACGCCAGGCAGGCGGCGCGGACGCGAGGAGCAAAACAGGCCATCGTCACCGGCGCCGGATCCGGCATCGGTGCGGCCCTGTGCCGAGCGCTGGCCGGTGCGGGTGCGGAGGTGGTGTGCACCGATATCGACGGTGACGCCGCCGCCCGCACCGCTGAAGCGCTCGGTGCCCGGTCGGCGCGGCTGGACGTCACGGACCCGGTCGCGGTGCAGGCCGCCGTCGACGAGGTGGTGAGCCGTGCGGGGCGGCTGGACCTGATGTTCAACAATGCCGGGATCACGTTCGGCGGCGACACCGAGCTGCTGACCCTGGACCAGTGGAACGCCGTCATCGATGTGAACATCCGCGGAGTCGTGCACGGCGTGGCGGCGGCCTACCCGGTGATGGTCGCCCAGGGCCACGGGCACATCGTCAACACCGCCTCGATGGCGGGCCTGGCCGCCGCCGGTCAGATCACCAGCTACGTCATGAGCAAGCACGCCGTCGTGGGGCTGTCGCTGGCCCTGCGGTCGGAGGCGGCGGGCCGCGGCGTCGGCGTGCTCGCCATCTGCCCCACCGCGGTCGAGACCCCGATCCTGGACAAGGGTGCGATCGGCGGGTTCGTGGGCCGCGACTTCTACCGGATGGGACAGCGCAGCGCGACATTCGCCTCGGCCGACGATCTGGCGCGCGACACGTTGACGGCCATCGAGCGCAACAAGGCGCTTCTGGTGTGGCCGCGGCAGGCCCGCACCGCATGGCGGGTGGCACGTTTCGCACCGGGGTTCCTGCAGCGGATGTCGATCAAGTTCGTCGACAGGCAGCGAGCCGCGCAAGAAGCCCGGTAG
- a CDS encoding BCCT family transporter, protein MKSATGEAIPHPILDIEVDEEAQNRRRGVDWVVFGVTAVLAVGFLVWGGISTASLASASGGALDWVMNNIGWLFVLTASGFVLFVLWLALSRFGNIPLGRDDEEPEFRTVSWIAMMFSAGMGIGLMFYGVAEPLTHYVTPPPGTGAPGNEDAAQTAMATTLFHWTLHPWAIYAVVGLAISYGVYRKGRLQLISAAFEPLLGPRVNGGWGKVIDMLAIFATLFGSAASLGLGALQISSGLQIVAGIGETGNAVLIGIIAILTAAFVLSAVSGVAKGIQWLSNINMVLALTLALFVFVVGPTVFILNLIPTSVGSYFQDLAMMSARTGAEGGDVDTWLQSWTIFYWAWWLSWTPFVGMFIARISRGRTIRQFVAGVLLVPSVVSLIWFCVFGGAAIREQQSGVDLAGQGTIEGQLFALLEQYPLATVTSVLVMVLVAIFFVSGADAASIVMGSLSERGSIEPSRRTVVFWGVATGAVAAVMLLVGGSDALNGLQTITIIAAVPFVLVMVGLAAALVKDLRVDPLMVRRRYASEAVDSAVVAGVIEHGDDFRIAVEKDPGDH, encoded by the coding sequence ATGAAGTCAGCGACTGGTGAGGCGATCCCGCACCCGATTCTCGACATCGAGGTCGACGAGGAGGCGCAGAACCGGCGCCGCGGCGTCGACTGGGTGGTATTCGGTGTCACCGCGGTCCTTGCCGTCGGGTTCCTGGTGTGGGGCGGGATCAGCACGGCATCGCTGGCCTCGGCATCGGGTGGCGCGTTGGACTGGGTGATGAACAACATCGGCTGGCTGTTCGTCCTGACCGCATCCGGTTTCGTGCTGTTCGTGCTGTGGCTGGCGCTCAGCCGGTTCGGCAACATTCCGCTGGGCCGCGACGACGAGGAGCCGGAGTTCCGGACGGTGTCGTGGATCGCCATGATGTTCAGCGCGGGTATGGGCATTGGCCTGATGTTCTACGGCGTTGCCGAGCCGCTGACGCACTACGTCACCCCGCCGCCGGGCACCGGAGCGCCCGGAAACGAGGACGCCGCGCAGACGGCGATGGCCACCACCCTGTTCCACTGGACGTTGCACCCGTGGGCGATCTACGCCGTCGTCGGGCTCGCGATCTCCTACGGCGTCTACCGCAAGGGCCGCCTTCAGCTGATCAGCGCGGCCTTCGAGCCACTGCTGGGACCCCGCGTCAACGGTGGGTGGGGCAAGGTCATCGACATGCTGGCGATCTTCGCCACGCTGTTCGGCTCGGCGGCGTCGCTGGGGCTGGGCGCGCTGCAGATCAGCAGCGGTCTGCAGATCGTCGCCGGCATCGGCGAGACCGGCAACGCCGTCCTCATCGGAATCATCGCCATCCTCACCGCGGCGTTCGTGTTGTCGGCGGTGTCGGGCGTGGCCAAGGGCATCCAGTGGCTGTCCAACATCAACATGGTGCTGGCGCTGACGCTGGCACTCTTCGTCTTCGTCGTCGGTCCGACGGTGTTCATCCTCAACCTGATTCCCACGTCGGTGGGCAGCTACTTCCAAGACCTCGCGATGATGTCGGCCCGCACCGGCGCCGAGGGTGGCGACGTCGACACCTGGCTGCAGAGCTGGACGATCTTCTACTGGGCCTGGTGGCTGTCGTGGACGCCATTCGTCGGCATGTTCATCGCCCGGATCTCCCGCGGCCGCACCATCCGTCAGTTCGTCGCCGGCGTGCTCCTGGTCCCGAGCGTGGTGTCACTGATCTGGTTCTGCGTCTTCGGCGGAGCGGCGATTCGCGAGCAGCAGTCCGGTGTTGACCTGGCCGGTCAGGGCACCATCGAGGGGCAGCTGTTCGCTCTGCTGGAGCAGTATCCGCTGGCCACCGTCACCAGCGTCCTGGTGATGGTCCTGGTGGCGATCTTCTTCGTGTCCGGTGCGGACGCGGCGTCGATAGTGATGGGTTCACTCTCAGAGCGTGGCTCCATCGAACCGTCGCGTCGCACCGTGGTGTTCTGGGGTGTGGCCACCGGCGCGGTGGCCGCGGTCATGCTGCTGGTCGGCGGCTCCGACGCACTCAACGGCCTGCAGACCATCACCATCATCGCGGCGGTGCCGTTCGTGTTGGTGATGGTGGGTCTGGCGGCCGCGCTGGTGAAGGACCTGCGGGTCGACCCGCTGATGGTGCGGAGGCGCTACGCGTCGGAGGCCGTCGACAGTGCGGTCGTCGCGGGTGTCATCGAGCACGGCGACGACTTCCGCATCGCGGTCGAGAAGGACCCAGGCGACCACTGA